TAATGAATACAACATCAATACGTCAAAAATTCATATGTTCATGAGTTGCATACACTTTAGTAGAATACTTACAAAACAACAGAATAGACAAGATATAACAGTCAACATTCATAGGATTTATCAGAACAACGTACATtacatgatcatttttttcataaactagacAAGAAGAGAGAAACGaaaaattaggcataaacacaaaaataaaagaggtcaaagattaatagttataataacttcaattgTCTAGTTGATGAAAATTTGACAGAATAAATCActacttaatatatatatatataataaatatttttaaaattttgacccACGGACTGTCCTCTAAGGTTCGCGGATTGAGCCTATAATTATGGCGGGCTAAATAAAACTGAACTAAAAAATCTCGTTTCTAAATAAGCTGAAATCTTTTAATCTAATCCTACTTAATTCAAAAATTGGATTGGACCAACCTCACAGGCAAACTGACAGCTCTAAATAAAATCACCTTAAATCCCATAGTCCTTTCCTCAATATTTTCCTTTCCTTCATTCAGATTCGGTAGTCGTTTCAAAATTCGATTAAATCTAGGCTGTTTGGAtaagtttattttaattttattttttaaaaaattaaaaattttagtttttcattttCAGCTTTTTAAagctattttattttaaaatacgtGTTCAAAAacaattctttaatttattcaaacgctattaaaaaaacttaaatgATAATTTAAGTTAAAAggtatttaaaataaatctattCAAACAAGTGGTAAGTTTGCATTAAAAAAATTCACAGTGAGGATAAAGTTTTTCGTAAGCTAGAAAACTCCATATTTAGGACAATTTAAAAGTTCTAGTTAAGCAATAGATTGGTCAAACATaacatttatcattttattttaatgcAAAAAAAAACAAGTGGCAGCTGTCATTTTACACAGTCACATTATCACCTCATCAAAGTAATCAATGAAaccccaaaataaataaaatagtgaGAGAAAGAGACAATTTTTCCTCAATCAGTATTTCATAACTTTGTTAATAATCTAATTATACAGAGATCTTAGtatacttttaattaaaatctAACATTAACAGATTCAGATTTTTCGATCTATTCAAATTTCACCGTCGATCGGCGGTTCCTGTACACACAAACTGAATCAACGGCGTCGGTTCATGACAAAACGGCGCCGCTGGATGTTGCCACTTCTTAAACACCGGTAACTCTTTCTTCACCTCCTCTTTCTTACTATTACTCGAATTAGAGAGACGATTTATCGCTGCTTTCAGGTTTCCGGCATCAGGAGAAGCCGGAGAAGTAATCAACGGTGACAAAAGCGGTATAGCGACATTCCAATCGGTCGGTCGGTTGATTTGAATCGACGCCGGTGCTCGACGTTGTAACCTGCTAGGATTCCGTCGGTCGGCGGTGGAAGTCCGGTGGTTGTTGGACATAATTGGATCGGAGATTTGTAAAATTAGGGCTGAAAAGAGGGAAAGTGTGAATGCGGAAGAGAAGAAAATAGGGGGTTTATATAGGGGGCATGTGGATAACACGTGGCTGTGGAGAGATTTTCAGTCAAAGGTCAAAGAAAGAGCCAGAATATTTATGTTGCACAGTGCGTATTTACTTATCTGCTTTTAATTTACGTGAagattttttactttaaaattagTATAAGAATAGTGATTTTATAAATTAAGTTgattagaaatttaaattttatttatacatgTAGTTTTCTATGTGCTCGATGTTTGGAGTCTATATTAAAACTTTGACTAAATTTAAATCGCATATTTTATAAATCCATTCGAGGCGATAATCTCAATAGTTCAAAAGCCTTGCATATATAGCTAATTGGATCCTTAACCCAACGTCACTCTTTCTATTAAAGGGCAAATCATAAACCAACTTAGTCCATaaaataagtgatttttttttttcaattgtaaAAACTAAAAACCATGATAAAAAACTTTAATAAGATAAGCTTTTCCATTTGTTCATGTAAAAACTGAAAACACATCTCAAATagtttcaaattattatttggaaaaaatttcaaacttCCTTGGAAATATCCGTTCGATTGTACACTTGATAAGTTTAAcctttaggaaaaattattgaaatacatattttattttatcataatatttttaaaaaattactatttttttttaaaatctccGTTTAGATATATCACTCTCCTCTCGCTCATACATTCCTACCCCCTCTCGGATACATCTCTCTCCTATGTATCCGGATGTTCTATTTCCTCTTTGATACATCCCTTTCCTTCTCAGATACATCCCCCTATGTATCTGGATGTATGTTAATATATTCGAAAGTCcagtgatgtatccgaaattCAGAACCTTTAAgggatttttataatttgaaaaagagtaggtaatataattagtttttaatactatgaaatttatgtaaattacattatcttataataggttgataagaaataaattatttacgtgtcaatattttttgatatttgataggtaaataaaaaataaattattcatatataaaattaatacgacATTTGATTGACAATTTAAAATCCAcgtaattaataaattatgagGAAAATATGTGCTATTTTACCCGCACGTGGAACCATATCATCATCGTACATTGTCTGACAGCTGATGTGATAATTCAACGGCTATGATTATACTTACGTGGCTGTTTGTAATCCTTGAAACGACAACGCACGTTTGGATCGGAGATATCGAGTTATCTTCATTGTCTCATTGTGCTGTCACACATTTCAAACTTTGGATCATTTCGTTTTTAATCAAACgtaatattataaaacattaaaaaattataataaagagCTGCAAGATCGAGACTAATTTAGATATTTGAAATTAcgtgtttttataaaaattttaaattaaattaaaaaattttggATCCATAAATTTGTAGGTAAAATTTTGGATCTGTTCCTAAAATAGAGTGAACTTTGAATTAGTTGGTTCGATGAAAAGATTTGAGGACATAACTTACACATAAGAGATCATTTGATTAGAGACAAGTTAT
This DNA window, taken from Solanum dulcamara chromosome 3, daSolDulc1.2, whole genome shotgun sequence, encodes the following:
- the LOC129881851 gene encoding uncharacterized protein At4g14450, chloroplastic-like, which codes for MSNNHRTSTADRRNPSRLQRRAPASIQINRPTDWNVAIPLLSPLITSPASPDAGNLKAAINRLSNSSNSKKEEVKKELPVFKKWQHPAAPFCHEPTPLIQFVCTGTADRR